One stretch of Commensalibacter melissae DNA includes these proteins:
- a CDS encoding S1 family peptidase: MTLFLLDKQNLKKSEIMTINDQIIYEKYDLIIKIFSQYCPDIQLAEPVVTENQNKDTLLISWYVDTFEEPKIITGPQKQQIYQKMAISFKNLFENISRDSSSGKIVEAVLHITDFRDILTSRDKIIIKNWGGNSFQDNKNSGIYLPSLFQFSSEPKPAKDVISHFSDEKKVNGQIKPSIKSRENSTVNPKILSRFRFLTNFKNQFVLSRLIAAILFFFIGLLLGWRIIFAEHPIKINGITVREAHNLVKQYPQIEKSNHDLETEIKILKDRLKNPPCNIRESRADPSLNKSLEHPFTPMTSTGKIFEGSLPELLEKSTVFIMVLKDDDVSAASGTGFFVTSDTIVTNRHVVENAKNNSVMVTNKSLGQLKLAHVVSVSQTIENGGLDLAILKVENAPPQQPLSFSLDARPLQDVVAAGYPGIMISQDDAMQRLMKGDLQAIPGVILTKGQINGIQNNHNGEKIMPHSAMVSPGNSGGPLVDLCGRVVGVNTFVTMDQYTSSHGNYAQKSDMIVRVLQSSNLPIQVQSGACQPEPVEKQDQSTDKPAFKSDKSEQDNNQSSSDPIESKKDNSK; encoded by the coding sequence ATGACATTATTTCTTCTTGACAAACAGAATCTAAAAAAATCAGAAATAATGACTATTAATGATCAAATTATATATGAAAAATACGATTTGATCATCAAAATTTTTTCTCAGTATTGTCCAGATATACAATTGGCTGAACCTGTTGTTACAGAAAATCAAAATAAAGATACGTTATTGATTTCCTGGTATGTGGATACCTTTGAAGAACCAAAAATAATAACTGGGCCGCAAAAGCAGCAAATTTATCAGAAAATGGCTATTTCATTTAAAAATTTGTTTGAAAATATATCCAGGGACAGTTCGAGCGGAAAAATTGTTGAAGCTGTTTTACATATTACGGATTTTAGGGATATTCTTACAAGCAGGGATAAGATAATTATTAAGAATTGGGGAGGAAATTCTTTTCAGGACAATAAAAATTCAGGAATATATTTACCATCCTTGTTTCAATTTTCATCTGAGCCCAAACCTGCAAAAGACGTCATTTCACATTTCTCTGATGAAAAAAAGGTTAATGGACAAATAAAGCCATCTATTAAATCACGAGAAAATTCTACGGTAAATCCTAAAATATTATCACGTTTTCGGTTTTTGACAAATTTCAAGAATCAATTTGTTTTATCTCGATTAATAGCAGCGATTTTGTTTTTTTTTATAGGTTTATTGTTGGGTTGGCGAATAATATTTGCTGAACATCCAATCAAAATTAATGGAATTACAGTTCGGGAAGCTCATAATCTTGTTAAACAATATCCGCAAATAGAGAAATCCAATCATGATCTGGAAACAGAAATTAAGATTTTGAAGGATAGGTTAAAAAATCCACCCTGTAACATAAGGGAATCTCGTGCAGATCCATCATTAAATAAAAGTTTAGAACATCCATTTACACCAATGACTTCAACCGGAAAAATTTTTGAAGGTAGTTTACCGGAACTGCTTGAAAAAAGTACTGTTTTTATAATGGTGTTAAAGGACGATGATGTATCTGCCGCTTCGGGTACAGGATTTTTCGTCACATCCGACACAATCGTGACTAATCGACATGTGGTTGAAAATGCCAAGAACAATTCTGTAATGGTTACCAATAAATCCTTGGGACAATTGAAACTTGCTCATGTTGTTTCTGTAAGTCAGACTATAGAAAATGGAGGACTGGACTTGGCAATTCTTAAGGTTGAAAATGCGCCACCGCAACAACCTCTGAGTTTTTCATTAGATGCACGACCCTTACAGGATGTTGTCGCTGCAGGTTATCCGGGAATCATGATAAGCCAGGATGATGCGATGCAAAGACTGATGAAGGGTGATCTACAAGCAATTCCTGGTGTTATATTGACCAAGGGACAGATTAACGGAATTCAGAATAATCATAATGGAGAAAAAATAATGCCTCATAGCGCAATGGTTTCTCCGGGTAATTCTGGAGGTCCACTGGTTGATCTTTGTGGAAGGGTAGTTGGAGTAAACACGTTTGTAACGATGGATCAGTATACATCCTCTCATGGTAATTATGCCCAAAAATCCGACATGATTGTTAGAGTTTTACAATCCTCAAATCTACCTATCCAGGTTCAATCGGGAGCCTGCCAGCCTGAACCGGTTGAAAAACAAGACCAATCGACTGACAAGCCCGCATTTAAATCTGACAAATCCGAGCAGGATAATAATCAATCATCTTCTGATCCTATTGAATCTAAAAAGGATAATTCAAAATGA
- a CDS encoding outer membrane protein assembly factor BamE, producing MRFLKYMIIPTTVLLMAGCESASKQTQDAQTAQNTDAHLTLGTIESQLHKGMSNASVVEIFGPPNIVTSDDQHQEVWVYDRISTMRTHSSSGGWATIVILGLGNKANTSSTSQRTLTLIVKFDHNQKVRDYSYRYSNF from the coding sequence ATGCGCTTTCTCAAATATATGATTATTCCCACCACAGTTTTACTCATGGCTGGTTGTGAATCAGCATCAAAACAGACCCAAGATGCTCAGACGGCTCAAAATACAGATGCCCATCTGACTCTTGGAACCATTGAAAGCCAACTTCATAAAGGTATGAGTAATGCCTCGGTTGTTGAAATTTTTGGGCCACCCAATATTGTAACTTCCGATGATCAACATCAGGAAGTATGGGTGTATGATCGAATTTCAACCATGCGTACACATTCCAGTTCGGGAGGATGGGCAACCATTGTTATCCTCGGGTTGGGAAACAAAGCCAATACATCCAGCACGTCACAACGAACACTCACCTTGATTGTTAAATTTGACCATAATCAAAAAGTTAGAGATTATTCTTATAGATATAGCAATTTCTAG
- a CDS encoding DUF1499 domain-containing protein, protein MVLLNPLQTVLAKPQQTLALRAVQSRSFETTDQQKMIQAISSTLQDMGYIIVRSNDQIGFVTATHFTDDIIEITVTTQPNKDHIIVRAMARMNNLPLDKNPEFYQNFFNQLSQATFLNANAIY, encoded by the coding sequence ATGGTTTTATTAAATCCGCTTCAAACTGTTTTGGCAAAACCGCAACAGACTCTTGCACTAAGGGCTGTTCAGAGTCGATCATTTGAAACTACGGATCAGCAAAAAATGATCCAGGCCATTTCATCTACGCTGCAAGACATGGGATATATCATTGTGAGATCAAATGATCAGATCGGTTTTGTCACGGCAACTCATTTTACAGATGACATAATTGAAATTACCGTTACGACACAACCCAATAAAGATCATATTATCGTCAGGGCTATGGCTCGTATGAATAACTTGCCATTGGACAAAAACCCTGAATTCTATCAAAATTTTTTTAATCAGTTATCTCAAGCCACATTCTTGAACGCCAACGCCATTTATTAG
- the gpt gene encoding xanthine phosphoribosyltransferase yields MATKYMTVSWDQLHKDARILSERLSNFNFRGIIAITRGGLIPAGIIARELELRLIDTISVVTYDEEKRGELNIIKNPSITEDGNGFLIIDDLVDSGITAKAIRKLLPKAYFACLYAKPAGKEYTDQFIMEVQQDMWILFPWDMAPAFAPPLIKSQKK; encoded by the coding sequence ATGGCTACCAAATATATGACCGTTTCCTGGGATCAATTACACAAAGATGCCCGTATATTATCTGAACGCTTGAGCAATTTTAATTTCAGAGGAATTATCGCGATAACACGTGGCGGGTTAATTCCCGCGGGAATTATTGCACGTGAATTGGAACTTCGTTTGATTGATACAATATCAGTTGTCACTTATGATGAGGAAAAAAGAGGTGAATTAAATATCATTAAAAATCCCTCCATTACCGAAGATGGTAATGGTTTTCTAATTATTGATGACCTTGTTGATTCGGGAATTACTGCCAAAGCTATTCGTAAGTTGTTACCAAAAGCTTATTTTGCCTGCCTTTATGCCAAACCTGCCGGCAAGGAATATACTGACCAATTTATCATGGAAGTTCAACAGGATATGTGGATCCTATTCCCATGGGATATGGCCCCCGCCTTTGCACCCCCTCTTATCAAATCCCAAAAAAAATAA
- a CDS encoding NADH dehydrogenase ubiquinone Fe-S protein 4 codes for MTRARIYKCPQKATQSGKIRSHRWILDYGQASPRSHDSLTGWVGCSETQTEVKLSFPTKDQAIQYAEKNSIAYDLEEPGSHHYVVKNYEDNFHNNRKMNWTH; via the coding sequence ATGACGCGGGCGCGAATTTATAAATGCCCTCAAAAGGCTACACAATCTGGTAAAATTCGCAGTCATAGATGGATTCTTGATTATGGACAAGCCTCCCCTCGATCACACGATTCCTTAACTGGATGGGTAGGATGTAGTGAGACACAAACTGAAGTGAAACTCAGTTTCCCTACAAAAGATCAAGCAATTCAATATGCAGAAAAGAATTCTATTGCTTATGATTTGGAAGAACCAGGTAGTCATCATTATGTTGTCAAAAATTATGAAGATAATTTTCACAACAATCGGAAAATGAACTGGACTCACTGA
- a CDS encoding L,D-transpeptidase family protein, translating to MIRYYCIFIVKIVFDSVGEYGFHQKWILKNLFHLFSKKIIPLIGCLFFSGCNHTQKSILYHWQKKQQMIVVITDGWYSNRGKLYRFEYLHSKWHKKGNGVSVSLGSQGLAWGRGLHPFIQEGLYKKEGDKRSPVGIFKIGFAFGYRNNLSINYPYHVMTQYDYCIDDPTSSQYNQIIDKQNFSLKEKFILSEPMRRDIHFKGDQLYKLGFVIEHNEKNIPHYGSCIFAHLRKNANAVTSGCTAMDEKDMTQILRWLNPDYHPIYVLLPKVVYHQKQQVWNLPSMKND from the coding sequence GTGATACGTTATTATTGTATTTTTATAGTAAAAATTGTTTTCGATTCTGTTGGAGAATATGGTTTTCATCAAAAATGGATATTGAAAAATTTGTTTCATTTATTTTCAAAAAAAATCATTCCATTAATAGGTTGTTTATTTTTTTCAGGTTGTAATCATACACAAAAATCAATTTTGTATCACTGGCAAAAAAAACAGCAAATGATCGTTGTTATAACTGATGGATGGTATAGTAATAGGGGAAAATTATACAGATTTGAATATTTGCATTCAAAATGGCACAAAAAAGGAAATGGTGTTTCTGTATCTCTAGGTAGTCAAGGATTGGCTTGGGGCAGGGGATTGCATCCATTTATCCAAGAAGGTCTGTACAAAAAAGAGGGTGATAAGCGCAGTCCTGTTGGAATATTCAAAATAGGCTTTGCATTTGGTTATAGGAATAATCTTTCTATAAATTATCCTTACCATGTCATGACACAATATGACTACTGTATTGATGATCCTACATCGTCTCAATACAATCAAATTATTGATAAACAAAATTTTTCTTTAAAAGAAAAATTTATTTTGTCTGAACCTATGCGTAGGGATATTCATTTTAAAGGGGACCAACTTTATAAATTAGGTTTTGTCATTGAACATAATGAGAAGAATATTCCTCATTATGGAAGCTGTATCTTTGCACATTTAAGAAAAAATGCGAATGCGGTGACTTCAGGTTGTACAGCAATGGATGAAAAGGATATGACACAAATTCTTAGATGGCTTAATCCTGATTATCATCCAATTTATGTATTATTACCTAAAGTTGTTTATCATCAGAAACAACAGGTTTGGAATTTGCCATCTATGAAAAATGATTAA
- the putA gene encoding bifunctional proline dehydrogenase/L-glutamate gamma-semialdehyde dehydrogenase PutA, whose product MSVFSQFDNNIRTQNSLRDKITATIRLPETECVKTLLPQATLSDEMNRQISEHARSLTQYLREHRNLKGVETLVQEFSLSSAEGVALMCLAEALLRIPDTETRDALIRDKISTGDWISHAGFKKPIFTNAAAWGLALTGKLVTPVKEKNLAATLTKLVQRQGESIIRIALDRAMRIMGEQFVLGQTMEEALNQSRKMEDIGFRYSYDMLGEAAITEEDAERYRVDYENALHAIGRSTHGNSVYERAGLSIKLSALHPRYSRSQYDRVMKELLPTLTNLVLLARQYNIGINIDAEESERLEISLDLMEALCNHPDLKNWNGIGFVVQAYGRRAPYVLDYLIDLARRTNRRLMVRLVKGAYWDSEIKKAQVEGQSDFPVYTRKIHTDISYIACAKKLLSNRDAIFPQFATHNVRTLATIYALAGKDYDIEQYEFQCLHGMGEQLYSKIVQAGDLSRPCRIYAPVGTHETLLAYLVRRLLENGANSSFVNQIGNSDISIDQLIANPVDEALKINPVGSPHPAIRLPRSIYGQERLNSRGIDFNNEFILHDLSKSLKDSPASWEAFPILAGKKTKFKNKPLDVLNPADHNDKVGTVIEASQAEIDRAFKSAVKGAKDWAGLDPDKRAVPLLKAADLLEEQLYPLLGLIIREAGKSFPNALAEVREAIDFLRYYGSTVARTFNNNTHAPLSGPVVCISPWNFPLAIFIGQISAALAAGNPVIAKPAEETPLIATRAVQIMHEAGIPEEILQLLPGKGDIGASLISNKEVHGVMFTGSTAVAREISKNLASRRSPSGNIIPFVAETGGQNALIVDSSALAEQVVVDIISSAFDSAGQRCSALRVLYVQEDCADRVITMLRGATKELIIDNPLSLKTDIGPVISQDALNRLNNYVEYMKKKRFKIWSLPLPEKTENGTFMMPTIIEINQISDIPDEVFGPVLHVVRFRRDQIDHIIKSINQTGFGLTFGIHSRIDETIEDVTTKINAGNIYINRNIIGAIVGVQPFGGKGLSGTGPKAGAPFILRRMLQQSPVFDEFPKQSLPPIAQQWLDWLTSNQKNFVSTAKNLLSHTIVNSNIELNGPVGEKNIYSLSPRGTVLCIAKTRDILLRQISLSLKCGNSVLIFAPDQITEWYSQLPHELSLHIRKVKSMNEQPCTIILGEKDVPEFEEARQNMAFSDNGIISSLDVDENFENTDLLMEEISISNNTTAAGGNASLMTID is encoded by the coding sequence ATGTCTGTTTTTTCTCAATTTGACAATAATATACGCACTCAGAACTCTTTAAGAGATAAAATTACGGCGACAATACGACTTCCAGAAACGGAATGTGTCAAAACCCTACTTCCACAAGCTACCCTATCTGATGAAATGAACAGACAGATATCGGAACATGCAAGATCATTAACACAATATTTAAGAGAACATCGCAACCTGAAGGGTGTCGAGACTCTTGTTCAGGAGTTTTCATTATCTTCCGCAGAAGGCGTTGCACTTATGTGCCTTGCCGAAGCTCTTTTACGCATTCCTGATACTGAAACACGTGATGCATTAATCAGGGATAAGATCAGCACTGGTGACTGGATATCACATGCAGGTTTCAAGAAACCTATTTTCACCAACGCCGCCGCATGGGGACTTGCTTTGACAGGAAAACTCGTTACGCCTGTAAAAGAAAAAAATCTTGCAGCAACCCTTACAAAATTGGTACAGCGGCAGGGTGAAAGCATAATCCGTATCGCCCTTGATCGGGCTATGCGCATTATGGGTGAACAATTTGTTCTTGGCCAAACAATGGAAGAGGCTTTAAACCAAAGCAGAAAAATGGAGGATATCGGATTTCGTTATTCGTACGATATGCTTGGTGAGGCTGCGATAACAGAAGAAGATGCGGAACGTTACAGGGTTGATTATGAAAATGCGTTGCATGCAATCGGCCGTTCAACACATGGTAACTCGGTTTATGAACGTGCTGGATTATCCATTAAATTATCCGCTTTACACCCCCGTTATTCTCGTTCCCAATATGACCGAGTCATGAAAGAACTCCTTCCGACTTTAACGAATTTGGTTCTTCTTGCACGCCAATATAATATTGGCATCAATATTGATGCAGAAGAGAGTGAGCGCCTTGAAATCTCTCTTGATTTGATGGAAGCCTTATGTAATCACCCAGATCTGAAAAACTGGAATGGTATTGGTTTTGTTGTCCAAGCTTATGGCCGCAGGGCTCCCTATGTCCTGGATTATTTGATTGATCTGGCTCGTCGAACAAACCGCAGATTGATGGTACGTTTGGTAAAGGGTGCCTATTGGGACAGTGAAATTAAAAAAGCGCAGGTTGAAGGTCAATCCGATTTTCCTGTCTATACCCGCAAAATTCATACAGATATTAGTTATATTGCATGCGCGAAAAAATTATTGTCCAATAGAGACGCAATTTTTCCACAGTTTGCCACACATAATGTTCGAACACTTGCAACAATTTATGCACTTGCAGGAAAAGATTATGATATTGAACAATATGAATTTCAGTGTCTCCATGGTATGGGTGAACAGTTATATAGCAAAATCGTACAAGCGGGTGATCTTTCACGACCATGTCGTATATACGCCCCTGTAGGAACACATGAAACTTTGCTTGCTTATCTTGTTCGCAGATTATTGGAGAATGGAGCTAATTCTTCATTTGTAAACCAGATTGGCAACAGTGACATTTCAATTGATCAACTGATTGCAAACCCTGTGGATGAAGCTCTGAAAATAAATCCTGTTGGCAGTCCTCATCCAGCCATCCGTTTACCACGCTCCATTTATGGTCAGGAAAGACTGAATTCAAGAGGCATTGATTTCAACAATGAATTTATTCTACATGATCTTTCTAAGTCCCTTAAAGATTCTCCAGCATCTTGGGAAGCATTTCCAATTCTTGCAGGAAAGAAAACTAAGTTCAAAAACAAACCATTGGATGTTTTAAATCCTGCTGATCATAACGATAAGGTAGGGACAGTTATCGAGGCATCACAAGCGGAAATTGATCGTGCGTTCAAATCGGCAGTAAAGGGTGCCAAGGACTGGGCTGGATTGGATCCTGATAAAAGGGCCGTTCCCTTGTTGAAAGCTGCAGATCTTTTGGAAGAGCAATTGTATCCTTTATTGGGATTGATTATTCGTGAAGCGGGAAAATCTTTTCCCAATGCCCTGGCTGAAGTAAGAGAAGCGATTGACTTTCTCAGATACTATGGTTCAACAGTTGCCAGAACTTTCAATAATAATACTCACGCACCATTGAGTGGACCCGTTGTTTGCATCAGCCCATGGAATTTCCCACTGGCCATTTTTATCGGGCAAATTTCTGCAGCTCTTGCTGCCGGAAATCCTGTTATTGCCAAACCAGCCGAGGAAACGCCTTTAATTGCCACTAGGGCAGTCCAAATCATGCATGAAGCGGGTATACCGGAAGAAATTCTTCAATTATTACCCGGTAAGGGAGATATTGGGGCATCTCTTATTTCAAATAAGGAAGTTCATGGAGTAATGTTTACAGGATCAACAGCAGTTGCCCGTGAAATTTCTAAAAATCTTGCCAGCAGAAGATCTCCATCAGGCAACATTATTCCTTTTGTGGCTGAAACAGGCGGCCAAAATGCACTTATCGTTGATTCCTCTGCCCTCGCCGAACAAGTTGTTGTTGATATCATCAGTTCTGCATTTGACAGTGCCGGTCAACGATGCTCTGCCCTAAGGGTATTGTACGTTCAGGAAGATTGCGCAGATCGGGTTATTACCATGTTACGGGGTGCAACCAAGGAGCTTATTATAGATAATCCTCTTTCTCTCAAAACCGACATAGGTCCTGTAATCAGTCAGGATGCATTAAATCGTCTAAATAATTATGTCGAATATATGAAAAAGAAAAGATTTAAGATCTGGTCCCTACCTTTACCTGAAAAAACAGAAAATGGTACATTTATGATGCCGACCATAATCGAAATCAATCAGATATCCGATATTCCTGATGAAGTTTTTGGTCCTGTCCTTCATGTTGTTCGATTTAGACGAGATCAGATTGACCATATAATTAAATCGATAAACCAAACAGGATTTGGGTTAACGTTTGGTATTCATTCCCGTATTGATGAAACCATTGAGGATGTAACAACAAAAATTAATGCAGGTAATATCTACATTAACCGTAATATTATCGGGGCGATTGTTGGCGTACAACCTTTTGGGGGAAAAGGTCTTTCCGGAACAGGTCCAAAGGCAGGTGCCCCCTTCATTCTAAGAAGGATGTTGCAACAAAGCCCCGTTTTCGATGAATTCCCCAAACAATCTCTACCCCCCATTGCACAGCAGTGGCTGGACTGGTTGACAAGCAATCAAAAGAATTTTGTTTCTACAGCAAAAAATCTGTTATCCCATACAATAGTAAATTCAAATATTGAATTAAATGGACCTGTTGGTGAAAAAAATATTTACTCTCTCTCACCACGAGGAACAGTATTATGTATCGCTAAAACACGAGATATCTTATTGAGACAAATTTCCTTGTCCCTGAAATGTGGAAATTCAGTCCTGATTTTTGCACCTGATCAGATCACAGAATGGTATTCACAATTGCCCCATGAATTGTCATTACACATCAGAAAGGTAAAATCAATGAATGAGCAACCTTGCACGATCATTCTGGGTGAAAAAGATGTTCCTGAATTTGAAGAGGCTCGTCAGAACATGGCATTTTCAGACAATGGAATTATTTCTTCACTAGATGTAGATGAAAATTTCGAAAATACGGATCTTCTCATGGAAGAGATCTCCATAAGCAATAACACGACTGCTGCAGGGGGAAATGCCTCTTTAATGACAATAGATTAA
- a CDS encoding 4Fe-4S binding protein produces the protein MRVLLKKAINQTGIAMQRHQTIIQGIKWFVVAIYFLLLIIPALMHLPPKHSHIFNNIVLFAQFVFWGIWWPFVILSMLFIGRIWCGVFCPEGTLTEWTSKNFGRNKKIPRLLKWRGWPAIAFILTTLYGQLISVYDYAIPALLILGGSTAAAIVIGYLYGNGNRVWCRYLCPVNGVFNLLSRLSPFTFKTDQQKWSEFQEKEHSNPHCPPMINIRQLHGVSACHMCGRCAGYRNAVSLQTRSVNEEILVYGNEQQNIWQIRLLLFGMIGVAIGAFTWTVSPWFVYFKQYLAEWLVNHEIFWPLNATAPWWILTNYPANNDSFNLLDGFCVSFYILGSGILYGVWLTLIYKFLARLYHKPDFYLYFSQALIPLAAAGLFLGLNATSVKLLQYEGIVFWWLKDMRAIILGGASIWSLYLGYKILRKYNKYFYQMFLSFTLYTVSVIPVVGAWVLMFWIW, from the coding sequence ATGAGGGTTTTGCTGAAAAAGGCAATTAATCAAACGGGAATTGCTATGCAACGTCATCAAACCATTATTCAGGGAATTAAATGGTTTGTTGTTGCAATTTATTTTTTGCTTCTGATTATTCCCGCTTTAATGCATTTACCCCCAAAACATTCGCATATTTTTAACAATATTGTTTTATTTGCCCAATTTGTTTTTTGGGGGATCTGGTGGCCCTTTGTAATATTGTCAATGTTATTTATAGGACGAATTTGGTGTGGTGTATTTTGTCCAGAGGGAACTTTGACGGAATGGACATCCAAAAATTTCGGACGAAACAAGAAAATCCCCCGTTTACTCAAATGGAGAGGTTGGCCAGCGATTGCTTTTATATTAACCACTTTGTATGGACAACTTATAAGTGTTTATGATTATGCGATACCTGCATTATTGATACTGGGAGGTTCAACAGCAGCAGCAATAGTTATAGGATATCTATATGGAAATGGTAACCGTGTCTGGTGTCGTTATCTGTGCCCGGTTAATGGTGTGTTTAATCTTCTTTCTCGGCTTTCTCCTTTTACTTTTAAGACAGATCAGCAAAAATGGTCAGAATTTCAAGAAAAAGAGCATTCAAATCCGCATTGCCCACCAATGATTAATATTCGACAGCTTCATGGCGTTTCAGCTTGCCATATGTGTGGACGTTGTGCAGGCTATAGAAATGCTGTCAGTTTGCAGACGAGGTCCGTGAATGAAGAAATTCTTGTTTACGGTAATGAACAGCAAAATATTTGGCAGATCAGACTATTGTTATTCGGTATGATTGGCGTTGCTATTGGAGCATTTACGTGGACGGTTTCGCCTTGGTTCGTTTATTTTAAACAATATCTGGCAGAATGGTTGGTTAATCATGAAATATTTTGGCCATTGAATGCAACGGCTCCCTGGTGGATTTTAACGAATTACCCTGCCAACAATGATAGTTTCAATTTGCTGGATGGCTTTTGTGTCAGTTTCTACATTCTTGGATCCGGAATCCTTTATGGCGTGTGGTTAACATTGATCTACAAATTTTTGGCCAGACTTTATCATAAACCTGATTTTTATCTATATTTTTCCCAGGCACTCATACCTTTGGCAGCGGCAGGTCTTTTTCTCGGTCTCAACGCAACAAGTGTCAAATTACTTCAATATGAGGGGATTGTCTTTTGGTGGCTAAAGGATATGCGTGCGATTATTCTGGGGGGTGCCAGTATTTGGAGTTTATACTTGGGCTATAAAATTCTTCGGAAATATAATAAATATTTTTATCAAATGTTTTTATCGTTTACCCTTTATACTGTATCTGTAATACCCGTTGTTGGGGCATGGGTTTTAATGTTTTGGATATGGTAA
- a CDS encoding FTR1 family iron permease: protein MGAPLFIVWRESVEALLVIGILYAWLRRENLVSLTRQLWIGTGLGLALAGLLAVAFWIASTWFAGAGGEWFFTIMMFVAACLILQMVIWMHHHGRGMKKHLEQEAAESVQKSGSGIGILLLSMLAVAREGSETVVFLAGIGAEQKGSSLGLFILGGFLGLILALLTFWCLQKSFKFISWKWFFIVSEFLLLLIGGGLFISAIDKASVQIAAYDIPEWIYNFMDNPVWSTAGFIPDNSTLTGLTGYHAEPSLMQISALVIYWFIAILLCNVTFKKTY from the coding sequence ATGGGTGCGCCTTTGTTTATTGTATGGCGTGAGAGCGTTGAGGCATTACTGGTTATAGGCATTTTATATGCATGGCTGAGAAGGGAAAATCTGGTATCCCTGACAAGACAGCTATGGATTGGGACGGGACTTGGTCTGGCGCTTGCTGGATTATTGGCTGTTGCATTTTGGATCGCCAGCACTTGGTTTGCCGGTGCAGGTGGAGAATGGTTTTTTACCATTATGATGTTTGTCGCGGCATGTTTGATATTGCAAATGGTAATCTGGATGCATCATCATGGTAGAGGTATGAAAAAGCATCTTGAACAGGAGGCAGCCGAAAGTGTACAGAAATCCGGAAGTGGAATAGGGATTCTTCTTTTATCCATGCTGGCAGTCGCAAGAGAAGGATCAGAAACAGTTGTATTTTTGGCAGGTATTGGTGCGGAACAAAAGGGATCTTCATTGGGATTATTTATACTGGGCGGTTTTTTGGGATTAATCTTGGCATTGCTAACATTTTGGTGTTTACAGAAATCATTTAAATTCATTTCATGGAAATGGTTTTTCATTGTCAGCGAATTTCTTTTGCTTCTAATTGGTGGTGGACTTTTTATAAGCGCCATTGATAAAGCTTCTGTCCAGATTGCCGCTTATGATATTCCGGAATGGATTTATAATTTTATGGATAATCCTGTATGGAGTACCGCAGGGTTTATTCCTGACAACAGTACCTTAACAGGTTTGACAGGTTATCATGCGGAACCTTCATTAATGCAAATTTCAGCTCTTGTTATTTACTGGTTCATTGCCATTTTATTGTGCAACGTAACTTTTAAAAAAACTTATTAA
- a CDS encoding cupredoxin domain-containing protein produces MKKFYAVLSLFSIWPVHVFSAPLQNYDITITDGVFKPSSIEVPANQRFKITIKNTGKVPAEFENLSLRVEKVLGPDVTSFVVIHPLKTGKYHFIDDFHVNMPGFDIISK; encoded by the coding sequence ATGAAAAAATTTTATGCTGTTTTGTCATTGTTTTCCATTTGGCCAGTACACGTTTTCAGTGCACCACTTCAAAATTATGATATCACCATCACGGATGGTGTTTTTAAACCCTCATCAATAGAAGTGCCGGCAAACCAGCGTTTTAAAATTACCATTAAAAATACAGGTAAAGTACCGGCTGAATTTGAAAATCTTTCTTTAAGGGTTGAAAAGGTCTTGGGGCCTGATGTGACCTCTTTCGTGGTTATACATCCGCTTAAAACAGGGAAATATCATTTTATCGATGATTTTCACGTCAATATGCCAGGCTTTGACATTATTTCCAAATAG